One Leisingera sp. M658 genomic window carries:
- a CDS encoding PotD/PotF family extracellular solute-binding protein — MKHFNTVLAAATALTASAGIASADAASLSVFDWSGYEDQGFYGDYVAKYGGAPSYTYFGSVEEAFTKLQSGFAADLAHPCTDGLRKWVAAGLLKPIDTSKISNWDKLLPQIKDVDGVTIDGNTYMVPFEWGNTGLIYRTDQINAADVSLQLLSDPAHQGKIAIPDAASSAYAMAALATGASSYTDMSDEEFQKASDFLRAIHPNVRFYWSDAGQLDQAIASGEVTMGWGWNQSELNLIWNETPAKMMRDVDKGIATWVCGYVHLNSSTQSDEQVYDMLNALSAEASGKYIIENWGYAHANADAFASADQDLIKTYGFADVDSFFEDSLFFDAVKPELEGRMLKEFERIKAGF, encoded by the coding sequence ATGAAACATTTCAACACGGTGCTGGCCGCTGCCACGGCTTTGACCGCCTCAGCCGGTATTGCGTCCGCCGATGCCGCCAGCCTGTCGGTCTTTGACTGGTCAGGCTATGAGGATCAGGGCTTCTACGGCGATTATGTCGCCAAATACGGCGGCGCCCCCAGCTATACCTACTTCGGCAGCGTCGAGGAGGCCTTTACCAAGCTGCAATCAGGCTTTGCCGCTGATCTTGCCCATCCCTGCACCGACGGCTTGCGCAAATGGGTGGCGGCGGGGCTGCTGAAGCCGATCGACACCTCCAAGATCAGCAACTGGGACAAACTGCTGCCGCAGATCAAGGATGTGGACGGCGTCACCATCGACGGCAACACCTATATGGTGCCGTTTGAATGGGGCAACACCGGGCTGATCTACCGCACCGACCAGATCAATGCTGCGGACGTCTCGCTGCAATTGCTGAGTGATCCCGCCCATCAGGGCAAGATCGCCATTCCCGATGCGGCCTCCTCGGCCTATGCGATGGCAGCGCTGGCCACCGGGGCCTCCAGCTATACCGATATGTCGGATGAGGAGTTCCAGAAAGCCTCGGACTTCCTGCGCGCAATCCACCCGAATGTCCGCTTCTACTGGTCCGACGCGGGCCAGCTGGATCAGGCCATTGCTTCAGGCGAAGTTACCATGGGCTGGGGCTGGAACCAGTCGGAGCTGAATCTGATCTGGAATGAAACACCGGCCAAGATGATGCGCGACGTGGACAAGGGCATCGCCACTTGGGTCTGCGGCTATGTGCATCTGAATTCCTCGACCCAAAGCGATGAACAGGTCTATGACATGCTGAATGCGCTAAGCGCCGAGGCCAGCGGCAAATACATCATTGAAAACTGGGGCTACGCCCATGCCAATGCAGATGCCTTTGCCTCAGCCGATCAGGATCTGATCAAGACCTACGGCTTTGCCGATGTGGACAGTTTCTTTGAGGACAGCCTGTTCTTTGACGCTGTAAAGCCCGAGCTTGAGGGCCGCATGCTGAAGGAATTCGAACGCATCAAAGCCGGGTTCTGA
- a CDS encoding FAD-dependent oxidoreductase, producing the protein MQGANGYSILFEPVKIGPVTARNRFYQVPHCNGMGHVRPQAEAAMRTMKAEGGWAVVSTQETEIHPTSDLGPYAENRLWDEHDIPALRLMTEGVHDKGALAAIQLAHNGHHATNHLTRAPVLGPSDMPIDTPFPKQARAMDKSDIRDLRRWHRAAARRAKEAGFDIVYVYAGHQMTLPQHFLLPQYNNRSDEYGGSLENRLRLTRELLEETREELDGHCAVAFRFAVDQMAGPDGMQAREEGRAVVELLADLPDLWDVNVSDWSNDSQTTRFQPQDGFQVPYIEFVKQVTSKPVVGVGRFTSPDLMASLVKKGVLDLIGAARPSIADPFLPKKIEEDRIDEIRECIGCNICVSADMLGVPIRCTQNPTMGEEWRRGWHPEVIASKGHEEHALVVGSGPAGLECAMQLAKRGYDVTLAEAGKEFGGRALRESRLKGLAAWKRVADNRLWQLQQRANVQMFTDSPMTAEEVADLGIPNVFLATGSQWHRDGRGRSSLTPLPVQDMPCFTPDDIMAGELPPDSGPVLLYDDDQGYLGGVLADHLAAAGRKVILATPGAVASAFTDLTLEQARVQTSLLQAGVEIVPLHLLHSADATGAALACAYTGRIRQISCASLLMVTSRQRDTALFDALRADYGDRFTTLELIGDAASPGLIADAVFAGHLAARNFERDPAAADAEWFRRELISLNDMGGA; encoded by the coding sequence ATGCAAGGCGCAAATGGGTATTCCATTCTGTTCGAGCCGGTGAAGATCGGCCCCGTCACCGCACGGAACCGCTTTTACCAGGTGCCCCATTGCAACGGGATGGGCCATGTGCGCCCCCAGGCAGAGGCCGCGATGCGCACGATGAAGGCCGAAGGCGGCTGGGCCGTCGTTTCCACCCAGGAGACGGAAATTCATCCGACCTCGGACCTTGGGCCTTATGCGGAAAACCGGCTTTGGGATGAGCATGACATCCCCGCCCTCCGGCTGATGACGGAAGGTGTGCATGACAAAGGTGCGCTTGCGGCGATCCAGCTCGCCCATAACGGCCATCATGCCACCAACCATTTGACCCGCGCGCCGGTGCTTGGCCCGTCGGACATGCCGATCGACACACCATTCCCGAAGCAGGCTCGTGCGATGGACAAATCCGACATCCGCGACCTGCGCCGCTGGCACCGGGCCGCCGCGCGGCGGGCCAAAGAGGCGGGTTTCGATATTGTCTATGTCTACGCCGGCCACCAGATGACTCTGCCGCAGCATTTTCTGCTGCCGCAGTACAACAACCGCAGCGATGAATACGGCGGCAGCCTGGAAAACCGGCTGCGCCTTACCCGCGAACTGCTGGAGGAAACCCGCGAGGAGCTTGACGGCCATTGCGCGGTGGCCTTCCGCTTTGCCGTGGATCAGATGGCCGGACCGGACGGGATGCAGGCGCGAGAGGAAGGCCGCGCCGTGGTGGAATTGCTGGCTGATCTGCCCGATCTTTGGGATGTGAATGTCTCAGACTGGAGCAATGACAGCCAGACCACCCGTTTCCAGCCGCAGGACGGGTTTCAGGTTCCTTACATCGAATTCGTCAAACAGGTGACTTCCAAACCCGTCGTCGGTGTCGGCCGTTTCACCTCGCCGGATCTGATGGCCTCGCTGGTCAAAAAGGGAGTGCTTGATCTCATTGGTGCGGCCCGGCCCTCGATCGCAGATCCGTTCCTGCCAAAGAAAATTGAAGAAGACAGGATTGACGAAATCCGCGAATGCATCGGCTGTAATATCTGCGTCTCTGCTGACATGCTCGGGGTGCCGATCCGCTGCACCCAGAACCCGACCATGGGCGAGGAATGGCGGCGGGGATGGCACCCTGAGGTGATCGCATCAAAGGGCCATGAGGAGCACGCGCTGGTGGTCGGTTCCGGACCCGCCGGGCTGGAATGCGCGATGCAGCTGGCCAAACGCGGCTATGACGTGACCCTTGCCGAAGCCGGGAAGGAGTTTGGCGGGCGGGCGCTGCGCGAAAGCCGCCTCAAAGGGCTGGCAGCTTGGAAACGGGTCGCGGACAACCGTCTGTGGCAGCTGCAGCAGCGGGCCAATGTCCAGATGTTCACAGACAGCCCGATGACCGCCGAAGAGGTGGCGGATCTCGGCATTCCCAATGTCTTCCTCGCAACCGGCAGCCAGTGGCACCGTGACGGGCGCGGGCGGTCTTCGCTGACCCCGCTGCCGGTGCAGGATATGCCCTGTTTCACACCGGATGACATCATGGCTGGTGAACTGCCGCCGGACAGCGGGCCGGTGCTGCTCTATGATGACGACCAGGGGTATCTGGGCGGGGTGCTGGCCGATCACCTGGCCGCCGCGGGCCGCAAGGTGATCCTGGCCACGCCCGGCGCTGTGGCTTCGGCTTTTACCGACCTGACACTGGAGCAGGCCCGGGTGCAAACGAGCCTGTTGCAGGCAGGCGTGGAGATCGTGCCGCTGCATCTGCTCCACTCGGCGGATGCCACCGGCGCGGCACTCGCCTGTGCCTACACCGGCCGCATCCGGCAAATCAGCTGCGCCAGCCTTCTGATGGTGACGTCACGCCAGCGCGATACGGCGCTTTTCGATGCCCTGCGCGCTGACTACGGGGACCGGTTCACCACGCTGGAACTGATCGGCGACGCCGCGTCGCCCGGCCTGATTGCCGATGCGGTCTTTGCCGGCCATTTGGCGGCACGCAACTTTGAACGCGACCCGGCGGCAGCAGATGCTGAATGGTTCCGCCGCGAACTTATCTCACTCAACGATATGGGAGGCGCATAA
- a CDS encoding aromatic ring-hydroxylating dioxygenase subunit alpha, with amino-acid sequence MPKDDLQVMRDLIETHQPGFALERHFYTSQAVYDHDIKMFWNRNWIWAGHVSQIAEPGDYFLFDYGPESIIVVRDRSGDVRAHLNVCRHRGSRVCLEKQGSARVFSCPYHAWTFGLDGKLRGGRAMGPDFDPGEYGLFPVQVQIFQGLIFVCADENPPALQDSLDKLAPLSAPMQLENLTLAHEASYPVPANWKLALENYLECYHCAPSHQEYSRSHSLKDPADVEKHGEALRERSAAIGLPTEELDLTGPNALALGADVYWRRYPLFPGYQTGSRDGAPLAPPLGELSGHDGGATDLAVGTLNYFLIYADHFVGYRFVPRSLQETDIQIAWYVRGGAEEGRDYDKEALTWLWHVTSLDDEKIIRHNQEGVNSHRFVPGPLSEMEWSLPGFYRSYFGMI; translated from the coding sequence ATGCCCAAAGATGACCTGCAAGTGATGCGTGACCTGATTGAAACCCATCAGCCCGGATTTGCGCTTGAGCGGCATTTCTATACCTCTCAGGCGGTTTATGACCACGACATCAAGATGTTCTGGAACCGCAACTGGATCTGGGCCGGCCATGTCAGCCAGATCGCGGAGCCGGGCGACTATTTCCTGTTTGACTACGGCCCGGAATCCATCATCGTGGTGCGCGACCGCAGCGGCGATGTCCGCGCCCATCTGAATGTCTGCCGCCATCGCGGATCCCGCGTGTGCCTGGAGAAACAGGGCTCAGCCCGGGTTTTCTCCTGCCCTTATCACGCCTGGACTTTCGGACTGGACGGAAAACTGCGTGGCGGCCGTGCCATGGGGCCGGATTTCGACCCCGGCGAATACGGGCTGTTCCCGGTGCAGGTGCAGATCTTCCAGGGGCTGATCTTTGTCTGCGCCGACGAAAACCCGCCGGCACTGCAGGACAGCCTGGACAAGCTGGCACCGCTGTCCGCCCCGATGCAGCTGGAAAACCTGACGCTTGCACACGAGGCCTCTTATCCGGTGCCCGCCAACTGGAAGCTGGCGCTGGAGAACTATCTGGAGTGCTACCATTGCGCGCCCTCGCATCAGGAGTATTCGCGCAGCCATTCGCTGAAAGACCCGGCGGATGTTGAAAAACATGGCGAAGCCCTGCGCGAACGCTCTGCCGCCATCGGCCTACCGACCGAAGAACTGGACCTCACCGGTCCCAATGCCCTGGCCTTGGGCGCGGATGTCTACTGGCGCCGCTACCCGCTGTTTCCCGGCTATCAGACCGGCAGCAGGGACGGCGCACCGCTGGCGCCTCCGCTAGGCGAGCTCAGCGGCCATGACGGCGGTGCCACCGACCTTGCGGTCGGCACGCTCAACTATTTCCTGATCTACGCCGACCACTTTGTCGGCTACCGCTTTGTGCCGCGCTCCCTGCAGGAGACCGATATACAGATCGCCTGGTATGTGCGCGGCGGTGCGGAAGAGGGTCGCGACTACGACAAGGAAGCGCTTACCTGGCTCTGGCATGTGACCTCGCTCGATGACGAGAAGATTATCCGCCACAATCAGGAAGGAGTGAATTCGCACCGTTTCGTTCCCGGCCCGCTGTCGGAAATGGAATGGAGTCTGCCCGGCTTCTACCGCAGCTATTTCGGCATGATCTGA
- a CDS encoding trimethylamine methyltransferase family protein: MRRARSRRKTISIEAPASKGPHSRATPAYAPLTQGQVDKIVDTTVELLATSGVVIEPGGEADGLLRQAGCALSDGGIVKIPETVTRRALATAARKTTLWDRNGENPISIDCEHTWFMPGMTCIAVYDADSGEPRPSTREDLALITLIADKLPHVDGVCIAVKDVEQSNQFGEIDEFVCLMENTTKPLEYLCEHPSSLVAVTEMAAALRGSQDALRKKPYFLHLVTPLPVNLARIHSDQIITAARTGVPVGVGTLPIGGASSPITLAGCITHALMTDFAAVVLGQLAAEGSFCVGCSDVNFMEPATGAIGSFSQTSVADMAMCQIRRSLGFPSLTGIGGCSVARRFNQDAVWEISSNMTQMFYNRPATIDYMGSLDQGLTYSLHALLLCDDLAGLLRKMWQGLEVSADQMAADLIREVGPSGNFLARQHTVDNCRTQVWNSRYFGPNIPLSNAGAPDQDLLERIGDDLKVMLAELEQPVLPSKTKAAVTAILNNYRDLAV, translated from the coding sequence ATGCGCCGTGCGAGAAGCCGCAGAAAAACCATCTCAATCGAAGCGCCTGCCAGCAAGGGCCCGCATTCCCGGGCCACTCCGGCCTATGCGCCGCTGACGCAGGGGCAGGTGGACAAGATCGTGGACACCACGGTTGAGCTGCTTGCCACCTCCGGCGTGGTCATCGAGCCGGGCGGCGAAGCGGATGGATTGTTGCGGCAGGCTGGCTGTGCCCTTTCAGACGGCGGTATCGTCAAAATCCCGGAAACCGTGACCCGCAGGGCGCTGGCAACAGCCGCCCGCAAGACCACGCTCTGGGACCGCAACGGTGAAAACCCCATCTCGATTGATTGCGAGCACACATGGTTCATGCCCGGCATGACTTGCATCGCGGTCTATGACGCGGACTCCGGTGAGCCGCGCCCTTCGACGCGGGAGGACCTGGCGCTGATCACCTTGATTGCCGACAAGCTGCCGCATGTCGACGGTGTCTGCATTGCGGTGAAGGATGTCGAACAGTCGAACCAGTTCGGCGAGATCGACGAGTTTGTCTGTCTGATGGAAAACACCACCAAGCCACTGGAATACCTTTGCGAGCACCCGTCGTCGCTTGTCGCTGTCACTGAAATGGCGGCCGCGCTGCGCGGATCGCAGGACGCGCTGAGGAAAAAGCCTTATTTTCTGCACCTGGTCACGCCGCTGCCGGTCAATCTCGCACGGATCCACTCGGACCAGATCATCACCGCTGCCCGGACAGGCGTCCCGGTTGGGGTTGGTACCCTGCCGATCGGCGGCGCTTCTTCGCCAATTACCCTGGCTGGCTGCATCACCCATGCGCTGATGACAGACTTCGCTGCTGTGGTGCTGGGCCAGCTGGCCGCCGAGGGCAGTTTCTGCGTCGGCTGCTCGGATGTGAATTTTATGGAGCCGGCCACCGGCGCCATCGGCAGCTTTTCCCAGACTTCAGTGGCTGATATGGCGATGTGCCAGATCCGCCGGTCGCTGGGGTTCCCGTCGCTGACTGGCATCGGCGGCTGCTCGGTTGCCCGCCGCTTCAATCAGGATGCTGTCTGGGAAATCTCCTCGAACATGACGCAGATGTTCTACAACCGTCCCGCCACAATCGACTATATGGGATCCCTTGATCAGGGTTTGACATATTCGCTGCATGCGCTTCTACTCTGCGACGATCTGGCGGGGCTGCTGCGTAAGATGTGGCAAGGCCTGGAAGTTTCCGCCGATCAGATGGCTGCCGATCTGATCCGGGAAGTCGGCCCGTCGGGGAACTTCCTTGCGCGGCAGCATACGGTCGACAATTGCCGGACCCAGGTCTGGAACTCCCGCTATTTCGGGCCAAACATACCGCTCAGCAACGCAGGCGCGCCGGATCAGGATCTGCTGGAGCGTATCGGCGATGACCTCAAGGTGATGCTGGCCGAGCTGGAACAACCGGTGTTGCCTTCGAAAACCAAGGCAGCAGTAACCGCGATCTTAAACAATTACCGCGATCTCGCGGTCTAG
- a CDS encoding SRPBCC family protein yields MKDDALIQSDPRAGRTGLPAWSYTNPELLEEEKELLFRRHWQLVCHVNDVPEPGDFMAADFTGERALVVRGKDGAVRAFHNLCRHRGSRVVAEDKGHCKNAIICPFHGWAFNLDGTLRGAARPETLPDLDPQEWGLKPVEMDIWHGFVFVRFKPGPQPAVSEVMAQFEAELAPYGLADLLPDGNGISATEIAANWKCVRDVDNEGYHVPLAHPGLHDLFGSNYADQPFSGGAARSFGAFRPGNGRLWSVRNYKKLLPKADGLDEEHQAAWLYLGVFPNLVFGIYPDSVIFYHEFPVENGRTIQRAACYKRPSEDRQLRAARYLSGRIDRITSKEDEQLIEWCWEAAFSSGYDGVILSDLEHGVRSYHDELRKLFPVLQHDEPGKGQLKACNAELLAQLDKA; encoded by the coding sequence ATGAAGGACGACGCGCTAATTCAGTCTGATCCCAGGGCCGGACGTACCGGATTACCCGCCTGGAGTTATACCAATCCGGAGCTTCTGGAAGAAGAAAAGGAGCTGCTGTTCCGCCGCCACTGGCAGCTTGTTTGCCATGTGAATGACGTGCCGGAGCCCGGCGATTTCATGGCCGCGGATTTCACCGGTGAGCGTGCCCTGGTGGTGCGGGGGAAAGACGGCGCAGTGCGCGCATTTCACAATCTTTGCCGCCATCGGGGCAGCCGTGTCGTGGCTGAAGACAAGGGCCATTGCAAAAACGCCATCATCTGTCCGTTCCACGGCTGGGCTTTCAATCTGGATGGCACCCTGCGCGGTGCGGCACGGCCCGAAACCCTGCCGGATCTGGATCCGCAGGAATGGGGGCTGAAACCAGTTGAGATGGACATCTGGCACGGGTTTGTCTTTGTGCGCTTCAAGCCGGGACCGCAGCCCGCGGTGTCCGAAGTGATGGCGCAGTTCGAGGCGGAGCTGGCGCCTTACGGCCTGGCAGACCTTCTGCCGGACGGGAACGGGATCAGCGCCACTGAAATTGCCGCAAACTGGAAATGCGTCCGCGATGTGGACAACGAAGGCTATCATGTGCCGCTGGCGCACCCGGGCCTGCATGATCTTTTTGGCAGCAACTACGCGGACCAGCCGTTCAGCGGTGGCGCTGCACGGTCATTCGGCGCCTTCCGTCCCGGTAACGGGCGGCTGTGGAGCGTGCGCAACTACAAAAAGCTGCTGCCCAAAGCCGATGGGCTGGACGAGGAACATCAGGCAGCCTGGCTCTATCTTGGGGTCTTTCCCAACCTGGTGTTCGGCATCTACCCGGACTCGGTGATCTTCTACCACGAGTTTCCGGTGGAAAACGGCCGCACCATCCAGCGCGCCGCCTGTTACAAGCGACCGTCCGAAGACCGGCAGCTGCGCGCCGCGCGCTATCTCAGCGGGCGGATCGACCGGATCACCTCGAAGGAGGATGAGCAGCTTATAGAATGGTGCTGGGAGGCGGCCTTTTCCAGCGGCTATGACGGTGTCATCCTGTCGGATCTGGAGCATGGCGTGCGCAGCTACCATGATGAGCTGCGCAAGCTGTTCCCGGTTCTGCAGCATGATGAACCCGGAAAAGGGCAATTGAAGGCCTGCAACGCAGAACTGCTTGCGCAGCTGGACAAGGCTTGA
- a CDS encoding ABC transporter permease: MLTGERRQGLALISPTLLYSLLMLAAPLVMVLTFSFWTQNYLDLDTTLTLDNYREAWSKPIYRALLLRSLKISLIVTAVTVGLAFPIAYFLSFHVKQRKALWLFLITVPFWTSYLLRVFLWKVILGYNGVLNTAFTGLGIIDEPLTFLLYNANAVVLTLAHAWAPFAILPIFVALEKIDRSLLEAAEDLGDGPVRRFFRITLPLAMPGVVASTLIVLIPTIGDFITPKLVGGTDGLMIANMIQIQFGKANNAPLGAALAITSMLIVAGISAVIFLAGKRFGGKVQ, encoded by the coding sequence ATGTTAACTGGAGAGAGACGCCAGGGCCTCGCATTAATCAGCCCGACATTGCTCTATTCGCTGCTGATGCTGGCCGCGCCTTTGGTGATGGTGCTGACGTTCAGCTTCTGGACCCAGAACTATCTGGATCTCGATACCACGCTCACGCTGGACAACTACCGCGAGGCCTGGAGCAAGCCGATCTACCGCGCCTTGCTGCTGCGTTCATTGAAAATCTCGCTCATTGTCACGGCAGTGACCGTGGGGCTGGCGTTTCCGATCGCCTATTTTCTGTCCTTTCACGTCAAACAGCGCAAGGCATTGTGGCTGTTCCTGATCACCGTTCCGTTCTGGACCAGCTACCTGCTGCGGGTGTTTCTGTGGAAGGTCATCCTCGGCTATAACGGCGTGCTTAACACGGCCTTCACGGGGCTGGGCATTATTGACGAGCCACTGACCTTCCTGCTGTATAATGCCAATGCGGTGGTGCTGACGCTGGCGCATGCCTGGGCACCCTTTGCGATCCTGCCGATTTTTGTGGCACTTGAGAAAATCGACCGCTCACTGCTGGAGGCCGCTGAGGATCTGGGCGACGGGCCGGTGCGGCGGTTCTTCCGCATCACCCTGCCGCTGGCGATGCCCGGCGTGGTTGCCTCCACCCTGATTGTGCTGATCCCCACCATCGGCGATTTCATCACTCCGAAACTGGTCGGCGGCACTGACGGGCTAATGATCGCCAACATGATCCAGATACAATTCGGCAAGGCGAACAACGCGCCGTTAGGGGCTGCGCTGGCGATCACTTCGATGCTGATTGTGGCCGGCATAAGCGCGGTTATCTTCCTTGCTGGCAAACGTTTTGGAGGCAAGGTGCAATGA
- a CDS encoding ABC transporter permease: MKPALKFLSAKWLAVYAVAYMVFLYAPVILLPMFAFNDATIISFPLTGFTTQWFDVLWQTESLHGAVRNSLLVGLSSALLSTILGACAARAAARYRFPAKRGIMSFIMLPLVLPEIIVAVSLLVLLMQLGMPLSLATVVLGHVLICTPFSIAILNSAFQGLDQSLEEASFDLGESRWGTFRRVVLPLVMPGVVSSLLITFTISLDEFIIAFFLTGTEVTLPVYIWSQLRFPAKLPSVMALGTILLALSVLLLILAEWFRRRAARKQGLEASATGGFA; the protein is encoded by the coding sequence ATGAAACCCGCCCTGAAATTCCTCTCCGCCAAATGGCTGGCCGTTTATGCGGTTGCCTATATGGTGTTTCTCTACGCGCCGGTGATCCTGCTGCCGATGTTTGCTTTCAACGATGCCACGATCATCTCCTTTCCGCTGACCGGCTTTACGACACAGTGGTTCGACGTGCTGTGGCAAACCGAATCCTTGCATGGCGCGGTGCGGAATTCGCTGTTGGTCGGTCTCTCATCGGCGCTGCTGAGCACCATCCTCGGCGCCTGCGCGGCGCGGGCTGCGGCGCGCTACCGGTTTCCCGCAAAACGCGGCATCATGAGCTTTATCATGCTGCCGCTGGTGCTGCCCGAAATCATCGTGGCGGTGTCCCTGCTGGTGCTGCTGATGCAGCTGGGCATGCCGCTGTCGCTGGCAACCGTGGTGCTGGGGCATGTGCTGATCTGCACGCCCTTCTCCATCGCCATCCTGAACTCCGCCTTTCAGGGGCTGGACCAAAGCCTGGAGGAAGCGTCCTTTGACCTGGGCGAAAGCCGCTGGGGCACCTTCCGCCGCGTGGTCCTGCCTCTGGTCATGCCAGGTGTGGTGTCCAGCCTGCTGATCACCTTCACCATTTCGCTGGATGAGTTCATCATCGCGTTTTTCCTGACCGGCACCGAAGTTACCCTGCCCGTCTATATCTGGAGCCAGCTGCGCTTCCCTGCCAAACTGCCATCAGTGATGGCGCTGGGGACCATCCTGCTGGCTTTGTCCGTCCTGCTCCTGATCCTGGCCGAGTGGTTCCGCCGCCGCGCCGCGCGGAAACAGGGTCTCGAAGCTTCAGCCACCGGAGGATTTGCCTGA
- a CDS encoding ABC transporter ATP-binding protein, producing the protein MAILSPNPIIDLAGVTKSFGSFQALKGIDATVYEGEFFSLLGPSGCGKTTLLRMIAGFETPTDGTIVIAGQDMAGVPANRRPTNMVFQSYAIFPHLSVAENVGYGLKTRKLPKAEIAREVEQALQMVDLGGLGTRAAHELSGGQRQRVALARALVMKPKVVLLDEPLSALDKKLRDQMQVELRQLQQKLGITFILVTHDQEEALTMSDRIAVMFDGRIAQLATPEELYRRPVDRRIASFIGVMNFLGAKATGRMNGHLALDIPALGSIELPSAQIPDGLDLRTLDSIGIRPEMLTILFDGSEPAEQVARGQVTGTAYYGDMTYYSVRLPGHGEDVTISMRNTAGRSIVPPGSEVPVGWGADSIVLFQ; encoded by the coding sequence ATGGCCATCCTATCTCCCAATCCCATCATCGACCTTGCGGGCGTCACCAAGTCCTTCGGAAGTTTTCAGGCTTTGAAAGGCATCGATGCAACCGTCTATGAGGGCGAATTCTTTTCACTGCTGGGCCCATCGGGCTGCGGCAAGACAACCCTGCTGCGGATGATCGCCGGGTTTGAGACGCCAACGGATGGCACCATCGTGATTGCAGGCCAGGACATGGCAGGCGTGCCCGCCAACCGCCGCCCCACCAACATGGTTTTTCAATCTTATGCTATCTTCCCGCATCTCAGCGTCGCCGAGAACGTCGGTTACGGGTTAAAGACACGCAAACTGCCCAAGGCCGAGATTGCCCGCGAGGTAGAGCAGGCGCTGCAAATGGTGGACCTGGGCGGCCTTGGGACCCGCGCCGCGCATGAACTGTCCGGCGGCCAGCGCCAGCGGGTTGCGCTGGCCCGGGCGCTGGTGATGAAGCCCAAGGTGGTGCTGCTGGATGAGCCGCTGTCGGCGCTCGACAAGAAGCTGCGCGACCAGATGCAGGTGGAGCTGCGGCAGCTTCAGCAGAAGCTTGGCATCACCTTCATCCTGGTGACCCACGACCAGGAGGAGGCGCTGACCATGTCAGACCGGATCGCGGTGATGTTCGACGGCCGGATCGCGCAGCTCGCCACCCCCGAGGAACTGTACCGCCGTCCGGTGGACAGGCGTATCGCCTCTTTCATCGGGGTGATGAACTTCCTCGGCGCCAAGGCCACCGGGCGTATGAACGGCCATCTGGCGCTCGACATTCCGGCACTTGGCAGCATCGAGCTGCCGTCGGCACAGATCCCCGACGGGCTGGACCTTCGGACCCTGGATTCGATTGGCATCCGCCCGGAAATGCTGACCATCCTGTTTGACGGAAGCGAACCGGCCGAGCAGGTGGCCAGAGGACAGGTGACCGGCACCGCCTATTACGGCGACATGACCTATTACAGCGTGCGCCTGCCCGGCCACGGCGAGGACGTGACTATCTCAATGCGCAACACGGCAGGCCGGTCCATCGTGCCGCCCGGCAGCGAAGTTCCGGTGGGTTGGGGCGCAGACTCCATTGTGCTGTTCCAATAA